A single region of the Aptenodytes patagonicus chromosome 7, bAptPat1.pri.cur, whole genome shotgun sequence genome encodes:
- the FAM98B gene encoding protein FAM98B yields the protein MRELAPGLNMECDILDALEALGYTGPLLEEEALNKAAENGLSSPEFFELCVWLGSQIKSLCNMEESITSTDGDKDIESFQLEISGFLREMACPYSSLISGDIKDRLREKEDCLKLLLFLSTELQALKILHSRKIKGSHLEKHNEIHQEVQAICDALGLPNSSSSDIPPLLTNVEQKIKDILSKVQNNRVGKSLLTKPLNSDQVERLEKINDALRSEYECRRRMLMKRLDVTVQSFGWSDRAKVKTDDIARIYQPKRYALSPKSTITLAHLLAAREDLSKIVRTSSGSTRENTVCAINKVLMGRVPDRGGRPTEIEPPPPEMPPWQKRQEGGGRGGWGGGGGRGNWGGGGGRGGGGGGFGGGGFRGGGRGGGGFQGGRGDYGGRGDYGGRGGYGGRGGYGDPYGGRGGGGYRRY from the exons ATGAGGGAGCTGGCGCCCGGCCTGAATATGGAGTGCGACATCTTGGACGCGCTGGAGGCCTTGGG GTACACGGGTCCCCTGTTGGAGGAGGAAGCCCTgaacaaagcagcagaaaatggATTATCTTCACCAGAATTTTTTGAGCTTTGCGTTTGGTTAGGTTCCCAAATAAAGTCACTTTGTAATATGGAAGAAAGCATCACTTCAACAGATG GTGATAAAGATATAGAGAGCTTCCAGCTTGAGATTAGTGGCTTTCTGAGAGAAATGGCTTGTCCGTATTCATCACTTATATCTGGAGACATCAAGGACAGATTAAGAGAGAAAGAAGATTGTCTTAAACTCCTCT TGTTTCTAAGTACAGAACTTCAGGCTTTAAAGATATTGCACAGCAGGAAAATTAAAGGCTCTCATTTGGAAAAGCACAATGAAATTCATCAGGAAGTGCAAGCCATTTGCGATGCACTGGGCCTGCCAAACTCCTCGTCTTCTGATATTCCTCCCTTGTTAACCAATGTGGAACAAAAG ataAAGGACATTCTCTCAAAAGTTCAAAATAACCGCGTGGGGAAATCGCTGCTAACAAAACCTCTGAATTCTGACCAAGTG GAAAGATTGGAAAAAATCAATGATGCTCTTCGCAGCGAGTACGAATGTCGCCGACGTATGTTAATGAAGAGGCTAGATGTGACAGTACAGTCTTTTGGCTGGTCTGATAGAGCAAAG GTAAAAACAGATGACATAGCACGAATATATCAGCCCAAGCGCTATGCATTATCTCCAAAGTCAACTATTACATTAGCTCACCTTCTTGCTGCTCGAGAAGATTTATCGAAGATTGTAAGAACAAGTAGTGGATCAACACGGGAAAATACAGTCTGTGCGATCAACAAG GTTCTGATGGGGAGAGTACCTGACCGTGGAGGCAGACCAACAGAGATTGAACCACCTCCTCCCGAAATGCCTCCTTGGCAAAAAAGACAAGAAGGTGGTGGAAGAGgtggctggggaggtgggggtggaaGGGGCAActgggggggcggagggggtagaggaggaggaggtgggggtttTGGAGGTGGGGGTTTCAGAGGTGGTGGACGAGGTGGAGGTGGCTTCCAAGGTGGCAGGGGAGATTATGGTGGCAGGGGAGATTATGGTGGCAGGGGAGGCTATGGTGGCAGGGGAGGCTATGGTGATCCATACggtggaagaggagggggaggataCCGAAGATactaa